A window from Mangifera indica cultivar Alphonso chromosome 2, CATAS_Mindica_2.1, whole genome shotgun sequence encodes these proteins:
- the LOC123208743 gene encoding UPF0481 protein At3g47200-like, with protein MSDPRARVPRTLRRGNEEGYTPKLISIGPFHHGKPELTDMKEKKKLYMKNFLQREEINEILSFIKDYEKTIRACYAEAFRLQSIEFVMMILYDSIFIIEIFIREQLDVRSDISLVTISLCTDLQLFENQLPYFVLEQIYMLAFTSTDMPFTFKQLSYRFFSAFTCVELTALSLEVKHFTDWKRINLLKSSLETSSLETVSDNKWIHDLPCAVKLHESGVKFKKIHIGGEQSLFDIKFDKRKQLIPFFEVHELQMPQLLVDEGTQRLFENIIALEQCLYPEDTQVCNYVELMTYLINTKEDMDLLVEKEIISNKLGDNVLVANMFNKLNVLQRPSSYYHVYAQLKRHYDNPWNRVKVNLKIGTLKRVYFNNPWRGAATIAAIILLLLTIVQTVCSILQIV; from the exons atGAG cGATCCAAGGGCAAGGGTGCCTAGAACGCTTCGTAGAGGAAACGAAGAAGGCTACACTCCTAAGTTAATTTCTATTGGTCCTTTTCACCATGGCAAACCAGAATTAACTGAcatgaaagagaagaagaaactatatatgaaaaattttcttcaacGAGAGGAAATAAACGAGATTCTAAGTTTTATCAAGGACTATGAAAAAACCATCCGTGCTTGTTACGCAGAAGCATTTAGACTTCAGAGTATTGAGTTTGTAATGATGATCCTGTATGATTCTATCTTCATCATAGAAATCTTCATAAGGGAGCAACTTGATGTTAGAAGTGACATATCACTAGTTACAATTTCACTATGCACAGACTTGCAGTTATTTGAAAATCAACTTCCATACTTTGTCCTTGAGCAAATATACATGTTAGCTTTCACTTCCACTGACATGCCTTTTACCTTCAAGCAGCTTTCCTATCGCTTCTTTTCGGCATTTACATGTGTGGAGTTAACTGCTTTATCCCTCGAAGTTAAACATTTCACAGATTGGAAAAGAATCAATCTACTCAAAAGCTCCCTAGAAACAAGCTCCCTAGAAACAGTGTCAGACAACAAATGGATTCATGATTTACCTTGTGCAGTGAAGCTACATGAGTCAGGTGTAAAGTTTAAGAAAATTCATATTGGAGGAGAACAgagtttatttgatataaaatttgacaagCGAAAGCAACTGATCCCATTTTTTGAAGTCCATGAATTGCAGATGCCACAGCTGCTAGTAGATGAGGGGACCCAACGTCTATTCGAAAACATCATTGCTTTGGAGCAGTGTCTTTACCCAGAGGATACTCAAGTTTGCAATTATGTTGAACTGATGACCTATCTTATCAACACTAAAGAGGACATGGATTTGCttgttgaaaaagaaattatttccAATAAATTGGGGGATAATGTTTTAGTGGCAAATATGTTTAACAAACTTAATGTACTTCAAAGACCATCGTCATACTATCACGTATACGCCCAGCTAAAAAGGCACTACGACAACCCATGGAACAGAGTCAAGGTAAATTTGAAAATAGGAACTTTGAAAAGAGTGTATTTCAACAATCCATGGAGAGGTGCAGCAACTATTGCGGCAATAATACTCTTGCTTCTAACTATAGTACAAACTGTATGTTCTATTTTACAAATtgtgtaa